The Pigmentiphaga aceris DNA segment GAACAACGGGGCGGAACATCGCCCCGTTTTTTTTCGCCAAACGTTTGTGATGCGGTGTCTTTTCCTGCGATGTTCTTCCTGGATTGCGCCCCATGAATGCTTTTATTTCACGTGCGCGCGAGACCCCGCCAGTGCCGGATCTGATGGCGCTGGAACTGCTGGCAAGCGCAGTGCTGGTTCTCGACGCGAAGGGGATCATCAGATTTGCCAACGCGGCTGCTGAAGATTTGTTCGAAATATCCGTGCGCCAGTTGGTTGGCGTGCATGCAAGTTCCTTGTTCGGCCACGGCGAAGAGTTGCAACGCTCGCTGGCCGAGGCGATGACCAATCAGTTCGCGGCCAAGCGCCAATTGATGGACATCGAGCGTGCCGGACGTGATCCGGTGCAAGTCAGCCTGACCGTGGTGGCGATTCACGGCCAGCCCTGGCCGGTGTTGCTTGAGCTGCGAGAGATCGAGCAGCAACTGAAAGTCGATCGCGAAGAACGCCTGCTGGATCAGGCGCAAGCCAATCGCGAACTGCTGCGCAATCTGGCGCACGAGATCAAGAATCCGCTGGGTGGCCTGCGTGGTGCCGCCCAGTTGCTGGAAGCCGAGCTGCCCGATCCTTCGCTGAAGGAATACACCCAAGTCATCATTCAGGAAGCAGATCGCCTGCAAACCCTGGTTGATCGTCTGCTGGCTCCGCACCGTGCGCCGCACATCGTTGGCGACGTGAACATTCATGAAGTCTGCGAGCGCGTGCGTTCCCTGGTGCTGGCCGAACACCCGCGTGGCCTGAAGATCATTCGGGACTACGACATTTCATTGCCCGAATTCCGCGGCGACAAAGTTCAGCTGATCCAAGCCATGCTGAACATCGTGCGCAATGCTGCCCAAGCCTTGAAACCGCAGATCAAGGAGGGCGATGCGCAGATCACCATCCAGACACGTGTCACCCGTCAAGTCACGCTGGCAAAGCGACGCTACAAGCTGGCACTGGAATTGCATGTGTCGGACAACGGACCCGGCGTTCCGCCGGAAATCCGTGACCGCATCTTCCATCCGCTGGTATCGGGACGGGAGGGGGGCAGCGGCCTGGGGCTGACACTGGCACAGACCTTTGTGCAGCAGCACGAAGGACTTATCGAGTGTGAGAGTCGCCCTGGGTGCACGGTCTTCCGCATCTTGCTGCCCCTGCTTTGAATCGGGCCTTCGGGCCTTAAAGAATCTGTTTGGGAAAACGTATGAAGCCGATCTGGATTGTGGACGATGACCGCTCGATTCGTTGGGTGCTGGAAAAGGCGCTGACGCGGGCCAACCTGCCGTGCCGCAGTTTCCCATCGGCCAGCGAGGCGCTGGCGGCGCTGGACAACGAGACGCCGCAGGCCTTGGTGTCCGACATTCGCATGCCGGGCGCAAGTGGCATCGAACTGTTGCAAGAGGTGAAGTCACGTCATCCCGCGCTGCCGGTGATCGTGATGACGGCGTATTCAGACCTGGAAAGTGCGGTGTCCGCCTTCCAGGGCGGCGCTTTCGAATACTTGCCCAAACCGTTCGATGTGGACGCTGCGGTGGCGCTGGTTCGTCGCGCCATCGAAGAAAGTCTGCGTGAAGACCAGGTTGATGAAAGCGTGCTTGGCTCGCCCGAAATTCTGGGCCAGGCGCCGGCAATGCAGGAAGTGTTCCGCGCCATCGGTCGCCTGTCGCAATCGCAGGTCACGGTGATGATCACGGGCGAGTCCGGTAGCGGCAAGGAACTGGTCGCACGCGCGCTGCACAAGCACAGCCCGCGTGCGCAGGGACCGTTCGTGGCGATCAACACCGCAGCGATTCCGCGCGATCTGCTGGAGTCGGAATTGTTCGGCCATGAGCGCGGTGCGTTCACCGGTGCGCAGAACATGCGTCGCGGTCGCTTCGAGCAAGCCGACGGCGGCACGCTGTTCCTGGATGAAATCGGCGACATGCCGTCCGAGCTGCAGACGCGATTGCTGCGTGTGCTATCAGATGGCACCTTTTATCGTGTCGGCGGCCACAGCGCGGTGCGTGCCAATGTGCGTGTGATCGCGGCCACGCACCAGCCGCTGGAAGAGCGTGTGAAGCAGGGTATGTTCCGCGAGGACTTGTT contains these protein-coding regions:
- the glnL gene encoding nitrogen regulation protein NR(II) — protein: MNAFISRARETPPVPDLMALELLASAVLVLDAKGIIRFANAAAEDLFEISVRQLVGVHASSLFGHGEELQRSLAEAMTNQFAAKRQLMDIERAGRDPVQVSLTVVAIHGQPWPVLLELREIEQQLKVDREERLLDQAQANRELLRNLAHEIKNPLGGLRGAAQLLEAELPDPSLKEYTQVIIQEADRLQTLVDRLLAPHRAPHIVGDVNIHEVCERVRSLVLAEHPRGLKIIRDYDISLPEFRGDKVQLIQAMLNIVRNAAQALKPQIKEGDAQITIQTRVTRQVTLAKRRYKLALELHVSDNGPGVPPEIRDRIFHPLVSGREGGSGLGLTLAQTFVQQHEGLIECESRPGCTVFRILLPLL
- the ntrC gene encoding nitrogen regulation protein NR(I) produces the protein MKPIWIVDDDRSIRWVLEKALTRANLPCRSFPSASEALAALDNETPQALVSDIRMPGASGIELLQEVKSRHPALPVIVMTAYSDLESAVSAFQGGAFEYLPKPFDVDAAVALVRRAIEESLREDQVDESVLGSPEILGQAPAMQEVFRAIGRLSQSQVTVMITGESGSGKELVARALHKHSPRAQGPFVAINTAAIPRDLLESELFGHERGAFTGAQNMRRGRFEQADGGTLFLDEIGDMPSELQTRLLRVLSDGTFYRVGGHSAVRANVRVIAATHQPLEERVKQGMFREDLFHRLNVIRLRLPALRERSEDIPLLAKHFLARSARDLGVEPKRLTPASLDVLSRFRFPGNVRQLENVCHWLAVMAPTQTIDVQDLPPELLDSLSRDALANDVVASEPALSGGFERGTGATDAPRAFGAADQAGLRTTSDAGVWQNSLQTEVERQLARGDADLMHNLTQQFERVLIASALRATRGRRIEAASRLGIGRNTITRKIQELGMEDEAG